A portion of the Rhizoctonia solani chromosome 6, complete sequence genome contains these proteins:
- a CDS encoding ribonuclease T2 family: MTSVTRKLGWGGVSLEASDDEVAAMWARQWEQTGSCISTFETKCFDKNMPPGEEEAWNDPGPALFVRTMHALQRNLMRVNPPGLNEASITPFSLFNTYN, encoded by the exons ATGACTAGTGTGACTCGCAAATTAGGATGGGGCGGCGTCTCGTTAGAGGCGAGCGATGATGAGGTGGCAGCGATGTGGGCTCGCCAG TGGGAACAAACTGGGTCTTGCATTTCAACATTTGAAACTAAATGTTTCGACAAAAATATGCCAcccggagaagaagaagcttggaATGATCCTGGTCCGGCCCTCTTTGTTCGAACGATGCATGCATTACAACGTAACTTGATGCGAGTCAACCCGCCAGGTCTGAATGAGGCGAGCATAACACCATTCTCACTCTTCAATACCTATAACTAA
- a CDS encoding Zf-rbx1 domain-containing protein, whose protein sequence is MDRLGLYRQLNPREFVQLERVRQLLHRSHDPRERDTSRRHPPESPTYHPHRRSFLSPLDNENPPSNMSSDSRRSSVSAVAWPHPGATEAPPPRPFTMHEGDRPEWPSSDTPTRNNTLTHELMRASSLRGRRRRTLLPESASRRDSTGFMHSVNNALNQVESGLLELSALANEGNDHTHHYGPQHEPGPTRPHSPSHSGHTGWVYEPTERNPTPPPTLPPFEFSSAQRTSGWPAERYIHPAGGSSGLGSELPLEYPSRRTPTRGLDGYLEQRQSARDSSSTRGTRASSYANEGSWRSNGPSNEWWSNDVPPPSLPSHMPLRDRLLFRPSGGSHQSVASSRQAESGNNRNSNMGSSIQTQSPSATFGRLHRRRLSPPAPPHQPSVSSSLLRPFANQNNSTSPTRSYSRFSHFLPRRNSGRGGGGSSDDNDEWHHAEQATRRFFLRSRGRTRPQPPSGDYLRDDEFDDSYEGLLRLAARIGDAKPRGTPAEVIRSMLSCRYGDSPEARAEARCPICLDDYSSEDVVTVVKRCSHWFHRECVQQWLSNSRTCPVCRGQADGEESEPQAGPSTRASDNSWV, encoded by the exons ATGGACCGACTCGGCCTTTACCGCCAGCTGAATCCGAGAGAGTTC GTTCAATTGGAACGGGTCCGCCAACTATTGCACA GATCCCACGATCCGAGAGAAAGAGACACTTCTAGACGCCACCCGCCAGAATCGCCCACATATCATCCCCACA GACGGAGCTTCTTGTCACCGCTTGACAATGAAAATCCCCCGTCCAATATGTCTTCTGACTCACGCCGATCCTCTGTCTCTGCAGTGGCGTGGCCCCACCCTGGAGCTACCGAGGCGCCTCCACCACGCCCCTTCACAATGCACGAAGGAGATCGACCCGAATGGCCATCATCCGACACTCCGACACGTAATAACACTCTAACGCATGAATTGATGAGGGCTTCCTCTCTACGCGGACGTCGCCGTCGGACCCTCTTGCCTGAGTCTGCTTCCCGTAGGGATTCGACCGGATTTATGCATTCGGTGAACAATGCGCTCAATCAGGTTGAATCCGGGCTTCTGGAGCTTAGTGCGCTTGCCAACGAAGGAAACGATCACACGCATCATTATGGCCCACAGCATGAACCAGGACCTACGCGGCCCCACAGCCCAAGCCACTCTGGGCACACGGGGTGGGTGTATGAACCCACAGAGCGTAACCCTACTCCTCCTCCGACGTTGCCTCCGTTTGAGTTTTCGTCGGCCCAACGTACCTCTGGGTGGCCTGCCGAACGATACATCCATCCTGCTGGTGGGTCGAGCGGTCTGGGATCAGAGCTACCTCTCGAGTATCCCAGTCGCCGGACGCCTACACGTGGCCTGGACGGGTATCTTGAGCAAAGGCAAAGTGCGCGAGACTCCTCGTCAACTCGAGGCACACGAGCATCTTCTTACGCCAACGAGGGCTCTTGGAGATCGAACGGTCCCAGCAACGAATGGTGGTCAAATGATGTGCCCCCTCCCAGCCTGCCCTCACATATGCCTCTGCGTGATCGGCTCTTGTTCCGTCCCTCCGGAGGCAGCCACCAATCAGTAGCGTCATCTCGTCAGGCAGAGTCAGGAAATAACCGCAACAGTAATATGGGATCCTCGATCCAAACGCAGTCCCCCTCGGCAACTTTCGGAAGATTACACCGTCGACGACTTTCGCCTCCAGCGCCCCCGCATCAACCTTCTGTTTCATCATCTCTGCTACGCCCGTTCGCAAACCAGAACAATTCGACTTCGCCTACTCGCTCCTATTCCCGGTTCTCCCACTTTCTTCCTCGACGGAATTCTGGTCGTGGCGGTGGTGGAAGCAGCGATGACAACGACGAATGGCATCACGCCGAGCAGGCCACTAGACGGTTCTTCTTACGATCTCGTGGGCGGACCAGGCCTCAGCCGCCCAGTGGAGATTATCTGCGAGATGATGAATTTGATGATTCATATGAAGGCTTACTGCGGTTGGCGGCACGTATTGGAGATGCTAAGCCTCGCGGCACACCTGCAGAAGTGATTCGATCGATGTTATCGTGTCGATACGGGGACTCGCCAGAAGCCAGGGCAGAGGCTCGTTGCCCAATTTGTTTAGATGACTATAGTTCAGAGGATGTTGTTACGGTGGTCAAACGTTGTTCGCATTGGTTCCACAGGGAATGTGTTCAG CAATGGCTCAG TAATTCTCGCACTTGCCCTGTTTGTCGAGGGCAGGCCGATGGCGAGGAATCAGAACCCCAAGCAGGACCAAGCACTCGTGCTTCTGACAATTCTTGGGTGTAA
- a CDS encoding ubiquitin-conjugating enzyme produces the protein MSLPKRIIKETERLAADPAPGISASPHEDNLRYFDVTIAGPGGSPFEGGAFKLELFLPEEYPMSPPKVRFLTKIYHPNIDKLGRICLDILKDKWSPALQIRTVLLSIQALLSAPNPDDPLATDVAKHYKENESDAIRVSKEWTEKYAH, from the exons ATGTCCCTCCCAAAG AGAATCATCAAG GAAACAGAACGACTAGCAGCGGACCCAGCACCCGGAATCTCCGCGTCGCCACATGAGGACAATTTGCGGTATTTCGATGTGACGATCGCCGGCCCTGGTGGGTCTCCATTCGAAG GCGGTGCATTCAAGCTCGAGTTGTTCTTGCCTGAAGAGTACCCTATGAGCCCACCCAAAGTCCGGTTTTTGACCAAGATTTATCATCCGAATATTG ATAAACTTGGTCGAATCTGTTTGGACATTCTCAAGG ACAAGTGGTCTCCAGCGCTCCAGATTCGCACGGTGCTCTTGTCGATACAAGCGCTGTTGTCTGCCCCGAATCCTGACGACCCACTCGCGACTGAC GTTGCCAAGCACTACAAGGAGAACGAATCGGATGCGATTAGAGTGAGCAAGGAGTGGACAGAGAAGTACGCTCATTAG
- a CDS encoding cytochrome P450 family protein, with the protein MSETHFAVESDQAQLLLNKAVEFLQAHPLESSIALAVASLGGYAFRHLIGPSYYPNIDGPSNNNTMFGHLFDVHSAQGITFHNELQDKYGSVSKIYGMLGREDLFVSDPRFIHEVLVKGVDVTFRHPQFFYDFSAISFGPGLLATTDNVHKAQRKMLNPVFTSKHMRSLVPIFESIAQDMKRSMIKDIGGVPGKEIDMLKWCSATALELIGQAGLGHTFGVLEGTDSAYSRAVKDFLPALSNVVPLKAFFPILHNLRPTTLQRKLADWAPISSVRKLKQIIDVQDEQAQSILEQKKEKLKHNQVDKGEDSHDIMSVLLKANMEADKKDRLPEDQLLGQMNTLIFAGHETTSGALSRILQLLAMNPAIQDRLRDELLEAPAQLTYDDLHSLPYMDALCRETLRLYPPAAMIEREAMVDCTVPLRYPIKGKNGEEIREIRVRKGTNIYVSIKEANRSKETWGEDADVFRPERWLEKLPDSVSDAKTSGVYSSMMTFSAGPRACIGFKFSLLELKTVLSTLVKSFKFEPGNTRTVWLMSGTMVPYVEGTKGLLEDGKSPTMPLKVSVL; encoded by the exons ATGTCCGAAACCCACTTTGCAGTTGAATCCGACCAAGCTCAGTTGCTCCTCAACAAAGCGGTCGAATTCCTTCAAGCCCATCCTCTTGAGAGTTCTATTGCTCTAGCAGTTGCTTCGCTGGGGGGATACGCTTTCAGGCACCTCATCGGGCCTTCGTACTACCCTAACATCGATGGCCCATCAAATAATAACACTATGTTTG GGCACCTATTTGATGTGCACTCCGCTCAAGGAATTACTTTCCACAACGAACTTCAAGACAAGTATGGCTCAGTGTCTAAAATCTACGGAATGCTTGGT AGGGAAGACCTGTTTGTGTCCGACCCGAGGTTTATACATGAGGTCCTTGTCAAGGGAGTGGATGTTACCTTCCGTCATCCACAGTTCTTTTACGA TTTCAGCGCAATCAGCTTTGGCCCGGGTTTGCTCGCAACGACGG ATAACGTGCACAAAGCACAACGCAAG ATGCTTAACCCGGTATTCACAAGTAAACATATGAGATCAT TGGTCCCCATATTCGAGTCAATTGCTCAGGAT ATGAAACGCTCCATGATTAAAGATATAGGTGGAGTACCAGGGAAAGAAATCGACATGCTGAAGTGGTGTAGCGCCACTGCTCTTGAGTTAATCGGGCAAGCAG GACTTGGGCACACGTTCGGTGTTCTCGAGGGCACCGACTCAGCTTACAGCCGTGCTGTCAAGGACTTCCT GCCTGCTCTATCCAATGTGGTACCCCTGAAGGCATTTTTTCCCATACTGCACAACTTGAGGCCCACCACTCTGCAACGCAAGCTAGCTGACTGGGCGCCTATTTCATCTGTACGCAAGCTGAAACAAATCATCGATGTGCAGGACGAGCAG GCTCAATCGATCCTTGAGCAGAAAAAGGAAAAGCTGAAGCATAATCAAGTAGATAAGGGAGAAGATTCACATGACATCATGTCTGTTTTGC TCAAGGCAAACATGGAAGCCGACAAAAAAGACAGACTTCCGGAGGATCAGCTTCTTGGTCAGATGAA TACTTTGATCTTTGCTGGTCACGAAACTACCAG tggggccttgagccggATTTTACAGTTGCTAGCAATGAACCCGGCTATACAGGACCGTCTCCGTGACGAACTCCTCGAAGCCCCGGCCCAGCTTACATACGATGACCTCCATAGCCTACCATACATGGATGCGCTGTGCCGCGAAACATTGCGGCTCTATCCTCCGGCAGCAATGATCGAAAGGGAAGCTATGGTTGACTGCACGGTCCCTTTGAGATACCCAATCAAGGGCAAGAATGGGGAGGAGATTAGAGAGATTCGAGTCAGGAAAGGCACGAATATTTATGTCTCTATCAAAGAGGCCAACCGTTCCAA AGAGACCTGGGGAGAAGACGCCGATGTGTTCCGGCCAGAAAGATGGCTTGAGAAGCTCCCTGACTCTGTATCTGATGCAAAGACCTCGGGCGTTTACTCGTCTAT GATGACCTTTTCTGCGGGTCCCAGAGCGTGCAT TGGCTTTAAGTTTTCCTTGCTTGAGCTTA AAACTGTTCTATCGACACTCGTCAAATCGTTCAAATTCGAGCCCGGGAACACCCGTACGGTCTGGTTGATGAGTGGCACCATGGTTCCGTATGTGGAAGGGACCAAAGGTCTACTTGAAGACGGGAAGTCTCCCACTATGCCTCTTAAAGTATCTGTATTGTAG
- a CDS encoding exosome complex exonuclease RRP45 — translation MTRPRPDRPYEGTVTIHTELSPMAAAIYDAGRSSEEEVILTRMIEKIIRRSEAVDREALCILAGQQVWALRLTIHVLSDEGNMLDCACLAAVTALRHFRRPDVEVVGDEVIIHDPEERAPVPLSLHHTPYCVSFAFLDEDLPVLDPNHLETQISLSSLSLALTPARELCTVQKAGGLALDADEMLRLVDIAAGRAKELNSLVEKRLKEDLAMRVIEIR, via the exons ATGACTCGGCCACGCCCAGACAGGCCTTACGAAGGCACAGTAACAATTCACACAGAGCTCAGTCCCATGGCCGCAGCAATATATGATGCCGGGAG ATcttcagaggaagaagttaTCCTAACGCGAATGATTGAAAAGATTATTCGAAGGAGTGAGGCCGTTGACAGAGAAGCTTTGTGTATTCTCGCCGGACAGCAG GTGTGGGCGTTACGCCTTACTATTCATGTGCTCTCGGATGAGGGGAATATGCTAGACTGCGCTTGCCTCGCAGCTGTCACGGCCTTAAGACATTTTAG ACGACCTGATGTAGAAGTAGTTGGAGACGAAGTCATCATT CACGATCCCGAAGAGAGAGCACCCGTGCCCCTATCTCTTCATCATACCCCATATTGTGTATCGTTTGCATTCCTTGATGAAGA CCTTCCGGTATTAGATCCAAATCACCTCGAAACGCAAATATCACTATCATCGTTGAGCCTCGCTCTCACTCCTGCAAGAGAGTTGTGTACAGTTCAAAAAGCTGGAGGATTAGCCCTTGACGCTGACGAAATGCTTCG TTTGGTCGATATCGCTGCAGGTCGAGCAAAAGAGCTAAACTCTCTAGTTGAAAAAAGATTAAAAGAGGACTTAGCCATGCGTGTAATTGAGATCCGATAA
- a CDS encoding myosin regulatory light chain cdc4 — translation MADNAEYKEAFALFDKRGTGFVPREQIGDLLRALGQNPTQGEVAEIASNAPREVDYKTFLAILNRPDGFKPAGTPEEFIRGFQVFDKEAREKMTDEEVDELLKGVQIGPDGNVNYESFTRMILSQ, via the exons ATG GCTGACAATGCTG AGTACAAAGAGGCTTTTGCTCTTTTCGACAAGCGGGGAACCGGTTTTGTACCTCGCGAACAAATTGGAGATCTTCTCCGCGCCCTCGGTCAGAACCCAACCCAAGGCGAGGTTGCAGAGATTGCCAGCAACGCCCCGCGCGAAG TCGATTATAAAACATTCCTGGCTATCTTGAACCGTCCCGATGGCTTCAAGCCCGCAGGCACTCCTG AGGAATTCATTCGTGGATTCCAGGTCTTCGACAAGGAGG CTCGGGAAAAGATGACTGACGAAGAGGTTGATGAGCTTCTGAAAGGCGTTCAAATTGGACC AGACGGAAACGTAAACTACGAGAGCTTTACTCGTATGATCCTCAGCCAATGA
- a CDS encoding Zf-rbx1 domain-containing protein, with product MSGSTAAQLYTYVPGTSTHTFSMNYSSSDNSTYLTSSVGAGPSTQPSTNPNGENTPGSTKRPFPWASSESQERDKRPRSGSGNGNAATSAIPDDLEETMSTDESAYASAAESPNPNFSRSPTRPDWPLSTVDDPETRAPAAAPRIPTPAALRSSSPLHLPNLSLSSQSGFRPVSPPTTTTTSAPLRLALPPRSTSTNNVASSEPRAQPLDLGWLTQQLDEALPPPRDRAFSLSFGSASVDSALPLPQHSRAGSTRVPLPWVDIEGESVGSSLLATSESVSASLEPGSGSGSLGPSSIARSATSSPGAASTVRSDHSPRTIAPANHSPPAVTATRRPLSLNLLNFPLAPGPDSPSTAFPTSASPRTSAFDLAVTPPGSALPSFVARMMEVDSPVHSGGDSYISSQAELYTPSADRTESYVPSPSQTGTFVPSEPQMPYGPPLPQTESYPSSPQLDGGDASLDALRRFMRQEGTARTGLVHQESSELMEHQGTGLLRQSERGNSSSVSPNQAQAGMAVGSYFPPVETDERQPHAGEVLRGVPLSTSGHEQQHHLEQTPPEHLPQIGPEQLSSYTHTEEVPRNGHNEQPSRITHPSEDSTFESIYSRRLTESGASLPSRPSDSGASLPSFRASVSPEPGRMSWSDLFGPRTPETGGSEVAMGTRGSEISTGTRGSETTTALRSSEATMGTASTRETDTGMGTRRPVDIATTTSRVGVRSALTRAVRLPGSEGPARLHLDALPLEDRTSATNLSRTPPVSDSHTTMWFEDNASRPRRTSSARWTDLFPEPLLHPSLSSRDRPTEPECLLRSPQATPDPSPTYDATSTLARYQTFAQSIDEIRRSPPLQQSAPPEPSWGGSGSNRSSWAFPRHEPPQYHPSPPTDGNWLREWESQRDRRSRAAREDYIRRRDSDYSHNDRRHDTGYTGNEEVPRRPPMAQLSDTQAQGQGQVWPDFVARSRPHPRPMTRASLVATGFADSDLWPENDESNTRLWGEIPRPARRPEVLPARSNDTAAPMQFLPGNHEGGMVFTESPPSLLEGFDDPGYSEPIPGALKDLSR from the exons ATGAGCGGGAGTACGGCGGCTCAGTTATATACGTACGTTCCAGGGACGAGTACCCATACTTTCAGCATGAACTACTCGAGCAGCGACAACAGTACTTACCTGACGAGCTCTGTCGGGGCTGGTCCATCGACTCAGCCGAGCACAAATCCCAACGGCGAGAACACACCAGGTTCCACCAAACGCCCATTTCCTTGGGCATCATCCGAATCTCAAGAACGGGATAAACGCCCCAGGAGTGGCAGTGGCAATGGCAATGCCGCTACCAGTGCAATTCCTGACGACCTCGAGGAGACGATGAGCACCGACGAA TCGGCCTATGCATCTGCAGCCGAGTCTCCCAATCCAAATTTCTCACGCAGTCCAACAAGACCTGACTGGCCATTGTCGACTGTCGATGATCCCGAGACTCGTGCACCAGCTGCTGCACCGAGAATACCTACTCCAGCGGCACTACGATCTTCTTCCCCACTCCATCTTCCTAATTTGTCCCTCTCCAGCCAATCAGGGTTCAGGCCCGTTTCGCCCCCCACGACGACGACCACTAGCGCCCCATTGCGACTTGCCTTGCCACCACGTTCCACATCGACAAACAATGTTGCTTCATCTGAACCGCGAGCCCAACCACTTGACCTCGGTTGGTTGACCCAGCAACTCGACGAAGCTCTTCCCCCGCCCCGAGACCGGGCGTTCTCGCTCAGCTTCGGAAGCGCGAGCGTGGATAGCGCGTTGCCACTCCCGCAACACAGTAGAGCTGGGTCCACCCGAGTACCGTTACCGTGGGTCGATATTGAAGGCGAGAGCGTTGGCTCCAGTTTACTTGCTACGTCCGAGTCGGTCTCTGCATCACTCGAGCCTGGGTCGGGATCTGGCTCCCTCGGGCCCAGTTCGATTGCGAGAAGTGCTACATCATCACCAGGGGCAGCGTCGACCGTTCGCTCTGATCATTCACCACGTACCATCGCGCCTGCTAACCACTCCCCGCCTGCTGTAACCGCGACAAGACGCCCTCTTTCACTCAACCTCCTTAACTTTCCCCTTGCTCCTGGACCAGACTCGCCTTCGACTGCATTCCCCACCTCAGCATCCCCACGAACTTCGGCGTTTGATCTTGCTGTGACTCCGCCAGGCAGTGCCTTGCCGAGTTTCGTGGCCCGGATGATGGAGGTTGACTCGCCCGTCCATAGTG GTGGAGATTCGTATATTTCATCTCAAGCAGAACTTTATACTCCATCCGCAGATCGAACAGAAAGTTATGTCCCATCCCCGTCCCAAACAGGAACTTTTGTCCCTTCAGAACCTCAAATGCCATACGGCCCGCCCCTGCCCCAAACAGAATCATATCCTTCGTCACCTCAACTGGATGGCGGCGATGCATCTCTGGACGCACTCAGACGATTCATGCGGCAGGAAGGCACGGCCCGAACTGGTCTCGTGCACCAGGAGAGCTCAGAATTAATGGAGCATCAAGGCACCGGATTGCTACGTCAAAGCGAGAGAGGAAATAGCAGCAGCGTCAGTCCAAACCAAGCGCAGGCTGGCATGGCTGTGGGATCGTACTTTCCCCCGGTTGAAACGGATGAGCGCCAGCCACACGCTGGTGAGGTGCTGAGGGGTGTGCCGTTATCAACGAGTGGTCATGAACAACAGCATCACCTAGAACAAACCCCACCTGAACATCTTCCTCAAATTGGCCCCGAGCAATTATCGAGCTATACTCATACCGAGGAGGTACCAAGGAACGGCCATAACGAACAACCATCTCGAATAACCCATCCAAGCGAAGATTCGACCTTCGAATCGATCTACTCGCGCCGTTTGACTGAGTCAGGCGCTTCACTTCCTTCGCGGCCTTCAGACTCTGGGGCTTCCCTGCCCTCATTTCGGGCGTCTGTCAGTCCCGAGCCTGGTCGGATGAGCTGGTCGGATTTGTTTGGCCCGAGGACACCCGAGACAGGAGGGTCAGAGGTCGCGATGGGTACCAGAGGGTCGGAGATTAGTACGGGCACCAGAGGGTCTGAGACTACAACGGCTCTGAGGTCATCTGAGGCCACGATGGGTACCGCGAGCACGAGGGAGACGGATACTGGGATGGGCACAAGACGACCAGTAGACATCGCCACGACTACAAGTCGTGTAGGTGTGAGAAGCGCGTTGACTAGGGCCGTCAGACTTCCCGGGTCTGAAGGCCCAGCTCGGCTCCACCTCGACGCCCTACCTCTTGAAGATCGCACAAGCGCTACGAATTTGAGTCGCACACCACCGGTATCGGACAGCCACACTACAATGTGGTTCGAGGACAATGCCTCTCGTCCACGGCGAACATCGAGCGCTCGGTGGACGGATCTATTCCCCGAACCACTACTTCACCCGTCCCTATCGTCCCGCGACCGACCAACCGAACCCGAATGCCTCCTCCG GAGCCCCCAGGCCACTCCTGACCCTTCACCCACATACGATGCGACATCTACCTTGGCGCGATACCAAACCTTTGCACAGTCTATCGACGAAATAAGGCGGTCGCCTCCGCTCCAGCAGAGCGCGCCACCAGAACCGAGCTGGGGAGGGAGCGGCAGTAATCGTTCTTCATGGGCATTTCCTCGCCACGAGCCACCTCAATACCACCCTTCTCCGCCAACAGACGGGAATTGGCTACGTGAATGGGAGTCGCAGAGAGATCGAAGGTCACGCGCGGCTCGGGAGGATTATATCCGTCGCCGGGATTCTGATTATAGCCACAATGATCGACGACATGATACTGGATATACCGGCAACGAAGAGGTTCCCAGACGACCGCCAATGGCTCAGCTGAGCGACACGCAGGCTCAGGGGCAGGGGCAGGTATGGCCCGACTTTGTGGCTCGTTCTCGCCCTCATCCACGCCCAATGACGCGCGCTTCGCTTGTGGCTACTGGATTCGCTGATAGCGATCTTTGGCCTGAAAACGATGAATCCAATACACGATTGTGGGGCGAGATCCCTCGTCCGGCTCGACGGCCAGAAGTTCTTCCTGCCCGGTCAAATGATACAGCTGCTCCTATGCAGTTTTTACCGGGAAACCATGAGGGCGGAATGGTATTTACCGAGTCTCCTCCCTCACTACTCGAAGGATTCGACGATCCTGGATATTCCGAGCCGATACCTGGGGCACTCAAGGACCTGAGCCGATAA